In Populus trichocarpa isolate Nisqually-1 chromosome 7, P.trichocarpa_v4.1, whole genome shotgun sequence, the following proteins share a genomic window:
- the LOC18101059 gene encoding ankyrin repeat domain-containing protein, chloroplastic isoform X1 has translation MSLPTLLNPQTPKLHVPLSLKFPSFKTLKIPTKIHSSSPSLQSQFPIRNDSFEDQDHAIGDCIVFEEGIFEDPYLENNSNAIEDSKLRSVQKKIKRVVPKIEEENLVPENWREVQAEINIGKKERRKIAQELEYNKKFERKRKGLVPIRNVNLEEYQAFREAKLAQLKPLVLDYPQSIKEEEEEEEEDEVREIVSERVKGKNPRWAVYGRGLDDVREFFNGEGYEPGEQKSEGKRKLFTKEEKVLLNKRVPDLAVATSRKWLPVHTLAASGEFYLMDALLKHNVDINAVDVNGWTALHRAIICKKQAIISYLLRESADPFVHDAEGATLMHYAVQTASAPAIKVLLLYNVDINLQDNDGWTPLHLAVQARRTDIVKLLLIKRADSTIKNLDGLTALDLCLYSGRDTRTCELIKLFKQFAKKSTLAKNPYNASAS, from the exons ATGTCCCTGCCAACTCTGCTAAACCCACAAACCCCAAAACTACACGTTCCTCTATCTCTCAAGTTTCCATCtttcaaaactctaaaaatcCCAACAAAAATCCACTCCTCCTCACCTTCTTTACAATCCCAATTCCCTATACGAAATGACAGTTTTGAAGACCAAGACCATGCCATTGGTGACTGTATAGTCTTTGAAGAAGGCATTTTTGAAGACCCTTATTTGGAAAACAATTCAAATGCCATTGAGGATTCAAAGTTGAGGTCTGTtcagaaaaagataaaaagggtTGTTCCTAAAATTGAAGAAGAGAATTTGGTGCCAGAGAATTGGAGAGAAGTGCAAGCAGAGATTAATATtggtaaaaaagaaaggagaaagattGCTCAAGAATtggaatataataaaaaatttgaaaggaaaaggaaagggttGGTTCCTATTAGGAATGTGAATTTAGAGGAGTATCAGGCTTTTAGAGAAGCTAAATTGGCACAGTTGAAGCCACTTGTGCTTGATTATCCACAGAGTAttaaagaggaggaggaggaggaggaggaggatgaagTGAGGGAGATTGTTAGTGAGAGAGTGAAAGGGAAGAATCCTAGATGGGCGGTCTATGGGAGAGGTTTAGATGATGTTAGAGAGTTTTTTAACGGTGAGGGTTATGAGCCTGGTGAACAGAAATCTGAAG GTAAGCGCAAGTTGTTTACGAAAGAGGAAAAGGTTTTGTTAAATAAGCGGGTACCTGATCTAGCAGTTGCTACCTCT AGAAAATGGCTGCCTGTCCACACACTTGCTGCATCAGGAGAATTCTACCTTATGGATGCGTTGTTGAAGCATAATGTTGATATCAATGCTGTGGATGTG AATGGTTGGACTGCACTTCACAGAGCAATAATATGCAAAAAGCAAGCTATAATCAGCTATCTGTTGAGAGAATCAGCAGATCCTTTTGTACATGATGCA GAGGGTGCCACCTTGATGCATTATGCAGTTCAAACAGCATCTGCTCCAGCTATCAAAGTTCTTCTGTTATATAACGTCGATATAAACCTTCAGGACAAT GATGGATGGACACCATTACATCTTGCTGTTCAAGCCCGAAGAACGGATATAGTGaagcttttattaataaaaagagcagataGTACAATTAAAAACCTG GATGGCTTAACAGCACTCGATCTCTGCCTCTATTCTGGCAGAGACACAAGGACTTGTGAGCTTATCAAGCTGTTTAAGCAGTTTGCGAAGAAATCAACTTTGGCCAAAAACCCTTATAATGCTTCAGCTTCCTAA
- the LOC18101059 gene encoding ankyrin repeat domain-containing protein, chloroplastic isoform X2 codes for MSLPTLLNPQTPKLHVPLSLKFPSFKTLKIPTKIHSSSPSLQSQFPIRNDSFEDQDHAIGDCIVFEEGIFEDPYLENNSNAIEDSKLRSVQKKIKRVVPKIEEENLVPENWREVQAEINIGKKERRKIAQELEYNKKFERKRKGLVPIRNVNLEEYQAFREAKLAQLKPLVLDYPQSIKEEEEEEEEDEVREIVSERVKGKNPRWAVYGRGLDDVREFFNGEGYEPGEQKSEGKRKLFTKEEKVLLNKRVPDLAVATSRKWLPVHTLAASGEFYLMDALLKHNVDINAVDVNGWTALHRAIICKKQAIISYLLRESADPFVHDAEGATLMHYAVQTASAPAIKVLLLYNVDINLQDNDGLTALDLCLYSGRDTRTCELIKLFKQFAKKSTLAKNPYNASAS; via the exons ATGTCCCTGCCAACTCTGCTAAACCCACAAACCCCAAAACTACACGTTCCTCTATCTCTCAAGTTTCCATCtttcaaaactctaaaaatcCCAACAAAAATCCACTCCTCCTCACCTTCTTTACAATCCCAATTCCCTATACGAAATGACAGTTTTGAAGACCAAGACCATGCCATTGGTGACTGTATAGTCTTTGAAGAAGGCATTTTTGAAGACCCTTATTTGGAAAACAATTCAAATGCCATTGAGGATTCAAAGTTGAGGTCTGTtcagaaaaagataaaaagggtTGTTCCTAAAATTGAAGAAGAGAATTTGGTGCCAGAGAATTGGAGAGAAGTGCAAGCAGAGATTAATATtggtaaaaaagaaaggagaaagattGCTCAAGAATtggaatataataaaaaatttgaaaggaaaaggaaagggttGGTTCCTATTAGGAATGTGAATTTAGAGGAGTATCAGGCTTTTAGAGAAGCTAAATTGGCACAGTTGAAGCCACTTGTGCTTGATTATCCACAGAGTAttaaagaggaggaggaggaggaggaggaggatgaagTGAGGGAGATTGTTAGTGAGAGAGTGAAAGGGAAGAATCCTAGATGGGCGGTCTATGGGAGAGGTTTAGATGATGTTAGAGAGTTTTTTAACGGTGAGGGTTATGAGCCTGGTGAACAGAAATCTGAAG GTAAGCGCAAGTTGTTTACGAAAGAGGAAAAGGTTTTGTTAAATAAGCGGGTACCTGATCTAGCAGTTGCTACCTCT AGAAAATGGCTGCCTGTCCACACACTTGCTGCATCAGGAGAATTCTACCTTATGGATGCGTTGTTGAAGCATAATGTTGATATCAATGCTGTGGATGTG AATGGTTGGACTGCACTTCACAGAGCAATAATATGCAAAAAGCAAGCTATAATCAGCTATCTGTTGAGAGAATCAGCAGATCCTTTTGTACATGATGCA GAGGGTGCCACCTTGATGCATTATGCAGTTCAAACAGCATCTGCTCCAGCTATCAAAGTTCTTCTGTTATATAACGTCGATATAAACCTTCAGGACAAT GATGGCTTAACAGCACTCGATCTCTGCCTCTATTCTGGCAGAGACACAAGGACTTGTGAGCTTATCAAGCTGTTTAAGCAGTTTGCGAAGAAATCAACTTTGGCCAAAAACCCTTATAATGCTTCAGCTTCCTAA